The following proteins are encoded in a genomic region of Desulfovibrio sp. TomC:
- a CDS encoding MucR family transcriptional regulator translates to MEEHLSLALEIVKAQAKVRNMGGEEIRSLVAKLSATIRSMDLDAAVPGSTAADAKKAVKERTITCLESGKPFKILTRKHLAKFGLTPDEYRVKWGYAKDMPLVCKALQRERRKKMRELRLWERRGQDQTAA, encoded by the coding sequence ATGGAAGAGCATTTGTCCCTGGCATTGGAAATCGTGAAGGCCCAGGCCAAGGTCCGTAATATGGGCGGAGAGGAAATCCGGTCCCTGGTGGCCAAATTGTCGGCCACCATACGGAGCATGGACCTTGATGCCGCAGTACCCGGCAGCACGGCGGCCGACGCCAAGAAGGCCGTCAAGGAACGGACCATCACCTGCCTGGAATCCGGCAAGCCGTTTAAGATACTGACCCGCAAGCATCTGGCCAAATTCGGCCTGACGCCGGACGAGTACCGGGTGAAGTGGGGGTACGCCAAGGATATGCCGCTGGTGTGCAAGGCGTTGCAGCGCGAACGCCGCAAGAAAATGCGTGAACTGCGCCTGTGGGAAC